A window of Armatimonadota bacterium contains these coding sequences:
- the ftsW gene encoding putative lipid II flippase FtsW translates to MTHTHPSHEIRRHAPDVLLFGSVVALCTLGLVMVYSASSVFAFERFGDSAYFLKRQLLWMVLGLAAMWFTFHIHYTTWRRLTGPALLLALGALGAVLFSSIGTAAGGARRWIALGPLSFQPVEAAKLALVLYLANFLANRQDGVRRFGRGILPPLFFCGLMAALVMRQPDMGSAVILVLVTFVVLFAAGARIPHLAGVALLVAPLAALMALREEYRRERLLAFLNPWQDAQGTGFQIIQSLLAIGSGGLFGVGLGQSRQKFFYLPERHTDFVFAILAEELGLVGAAVLIGLFALFALRAFRTAVRAPDRYGALLGAGIASWVVGQAAINIGVVSGALPVTGVPLPFVSFGGSSLIVLMAAVGICLNLSQYARPSASGQAAAAGGVHRPGRARPVGAG, encoded by the coding sequence ATGACCCACACCCACCCCTCGCACGAGATCCGCCGGCACGCGCCCGACGTGCTGCTGTTCGGCAGCGTGGTGGCCCTGTGCACACTGGGACTGGTGATGGTGTACAGCGCGAGCTCGGTGTTCGCGTTCGAGCGTTTCGGCGACAGCGCATACTTCCTCAAGCGCCAGCTGCTGTGGATGGTCCTGGGGCTGGCGGCGATGTGGTTCACCTTTCACATCCACTACACGACGTGGCGGCGGCTGACGGGTCCGGCGTTGCTGCTGGCGCTGGGGGCCCTGGGCGCGGTACTGTTTTCGAGCATCGGTACGGCGGCGGGGGGCGCGCGGCGGTGGATCGCGCTCGGACCGTTGAGCTTCCAGCCGGTGGAGGCGGCCAAGCTGGCGCTGGTGCTGTACTTGGCCAACTTCCTGGCGAACCGGCAGGACGGCGTGCGCCGTTTCGGAAGAGGAATCCTGCCGCCCCTGTTCTTCTGCGGGTTGATGGCCGCCCTGGTGATGCGCCAGCCCGACATGGGCAGCGCGGTGATCTTGGTGCTGGTCACGTTCGTCGTGCTGTTCGCCGCCGGAGCGCGGATCCCCCACCTCGCGGGGGTGGCGCTGCTTGTCGCTCCGTTGGCGGCGCTGATGGCGCTGCGCGAGGAGTACCGGCGGGAGCGGTTGCTTGCGTTTCTGAATCCCTGGCAGGATGCGCAGGGAACCGGCTTCCAGATCATCCAGTCACTGCTGGCCATCGGTTCGGGCGGCCTGTTCGGCGTCGGGCTGGGCCAGAGCCGGCAGAAGTTCTTCTACCTGCCCGAGCGGCACACCGACTTCGTCTTCGCGATATTGGCGGAGGAACTGGGCCTGGTGGGAGCGGCGGTGCTGATCGGGCTGTTCGCGCTGTTCGCGCTGCGCGCCTTTCGCACGGCCGTGCGGGCACCCGACCGCTACGGCGCGCTGCTGGGCGCTGGGATCGCTTCGTGGGTGGTCGGGCAGGCGGCGATCAACATCGGCGTCGTATCCGGCGCCCTCCCGGTGACCGGCGTGCCCTTGCCGTTCGTAAGCTTCGGGGGATCCTCGCTAATCGTCCTGATGGCCGCCGTGGGGATCTGCCTGAACCTGTCGCAGTATGCCAGACCGTCGGCGAGTGGGCAGGCCGCTGC